A region of Clarias gariepinus isolate MV-2021 ecotype Netherlands chromosome 25, CGAR_prim_01v2, whole genome shotgun sequence DNA encodes the following proteins:
- the mul1a gene encoding mitochondrial ubiquitin ligase activator of nfkb 1-A, whose translation MEEFSFGSVEAVVLGSSIAFSSFFYYIYRKKRKVVDKLNEAPHLALNEDLMDLLNSTPGKCLPYVVIEGTVQPVQKPLSSQFKEGTVGVIQKLLLREHKVVWKSFAHAWIDDERVLHERVSSVPFALVGADGARVRVLRPLEARGPEMETVHEKFHMASYGFGDLLNQYLSGEKSKGQLETEEMLRVGVSLTAAGELILDSDSLLKLRPPSDGSTYFLTTTDFMSLQLDQEKQASCSWVLAGTFAMVGVALVLWAGLGYYRQIQRKWKKERMKKEFERLREEYEDIQNACVICLTNPKCCVLLNCGHVCCCYSCYEALPQPACPVCRQKIRRVVPLYQT comes from the exons ATGGAGGAATTTTCTTTCGGGTCTGTGGAGGCAGTGGTTTTAGGTTCCAGCATCGCTTTCTCAAGCTTCTTCTATTATATATACAGAAAGAAGCGCAAAGTTGTGGACAAACTCAAT GAGGCTCCTCATTTGGCTTTAAATGAAGATCTCATGGATCTTCTAAATTCCACACCCGGGAAGTGTCTGCCGTATGTAGTGATTGAAG GCACAGTGCAGCCCGTGCAGAAGCCCCTGAGCAGTCAATTCAAGGAAGGAACTGTTGGTGTTATTCAGAAATTGCTCCTCCGGGAGCATAAAGTGGTGTGGAAGAGTTTTGCACACGCTTG GATAGATGATGAGCGTGTGCTGCACGAGCGTGTGAGCAGTGTACCTTTCGCTCTGGTGGGAGCAGACGGAGCACGGGTGCGTGTCCTTCGTCCACTGGAGGCCCGTGGTCCTGAGATGGAAACGGTGCATGAGAAGTTCCACATGGCAAGCTACGGCTTTGGTGACCTGCTCAACCAGTATTTGAGTGGCGAAAAAAGCAAAGGCCAGCTCGAGACAGAAGAAATGCTGAGGGTGGGCGTGTCCCTCACCGCTGCTGGGGAGCTCATCCTCGATTCAGACAGCTTGCTTAAACTCCGCCCCCCTAGTGATGGTTCCACATACTTCCTAACCACAACTGACTTTATGTCTCTTCAGCTTGATCAGGAAAAACAGGCATCTTGCTCGTGGGTCCTGGCAGGCACGTTTGCAATGGTGGGCGTTGCCCTGGTCCTGTGGGCAGGGCTTGGCTATTACAGACAGATCCaaaggaaatggaaaaaagagaGGATGAAGAAGGAGTTCGAAAGGTTAAGGGAGGAGTATGAGGACATTCAAAATGCATGTGTAATTTGTTTGACTAACCCAAAATGCTGTGTGTTGCTGAACTGTGGACATGTGTGCTGTTGCTACAGCTGCTATGAGGCACTACCTCAGCCAGCATGTCCAGTTTGCAGACAGAAGATCAGGAGAGTCGTGCCCCTCTACCAGACCTGA